The following proteins are encoded in a genomic region of Nicotiana sylvestris chromosome 4, ASM39365v2, whole genome shotgun sequence:
- the LOC104233518 gene encoding abscisic acid 8'-hydroxylase 2 — protein sequence MQLLLNHTSRLLYWFWYIVLYLGLLYLFVRSLKMLRHNTTAKTPAKVPQGNRGLPFIGETIHFMAAINSNKGFYDFVKVRRLKYGNCFKTNIFGQTHVFISSTKAAKKILSNETENFTKRYIKSIAKLVGDQSLLCASHEQHKLIRSHLTTLFTTASLSSMVKQFDELTVNNLSTWHQRSNVTILHEALKITLKAICKMLMNLEGEEELETLHKDVGLIYEAMLAFPSILPWTRFYKGLQARKRIMRLLDKIIEKRRKSKEKFDDFLAHLLSKDSGEEAIQLSNQQIKDNILTMIIAGQDTTASAITWMIKYLDENPDALNQLRAEQQALQQKVSGKAHLTLEDLNCMPYASKVIKESLRMASIVPWFPRMALHDCEIEGFTIKKGWTINVDAKSIHFDSMIFHDPNKFIPSRFDDDSKPYSFLAFGMGGRTCLGLHLARAMMLVFVHRLTTSYRWMVIDSDESIEKWTLFSRLKSGCPIRVTCLEEERKFPNASTT from the exons ATGCAGCTACTACTCAATCACACGTCTCGTTTACTTTATTGGTTTTGGTACATAGTTCTCTACTTGGGATTGCTATATTTATTTGTGCGATCTTTAAAGATGTTAAGGCATAATACTACTGCAAAAACTCCGGCGAAAGTTCCGCAGGGCAACCGGGGATTACCGTTCATCGGAGAAACCATCCATTTCATGGCTGCCATTAATAGCAACAAAGGTTTCTATGATTTTGTCAAAGTTCGACGACTCAA GTATGGGAATTGCTTCAAAACAAATATATTTGGGCAGACACATGTATTTATCTCAAGCACAAAGGCAGCAAAGAAAATTCTAAGTAACGAGACTGAGAATTTCACAAAGAGATACATAAAGTCAATTGCAAAGCTTGTTGGAGATCAAAGCCTTCTTTGTGCTTCACATGAGCAGCACAAACTTATTCGTAGCCATCTTACTACTTTGTTTACAACTGCGTCTCTATCGTCAATGGTTAAACAATTTGATGAATTGACTGTTAATAATCTTAGCACCTGGCACCAAAGATCCAACGTTACTATACTCCATGAAGCTCTAAAG ATAACCCTTAAAGCAATCTGCAAAATGTTAATGAATTTGGAAGGAGAAGAGGAACTAGAGACATTGCACAAGGATGTTGGGCTGATTTATGAAGCAATGCTAGCATTTCCATCAATACTACCATGGACCAGATTCTACAAAGGCCTACAG GCCAGAAAAAGAATTATGAGGTTACTGGATAAGATaatagagaaaagaagaaagtcCAAAGAAAAGTTTGATGATTTTCTAGCTCATCTTTTGAGCAAGGATAGTGGAGAAGAAGCCATACAGTTATCAAATCAGCAGATTAAAGATAATATACTAACCATGATTATAGCAG GTCAAGACACCACGGCTAGCGCGATTACGTGGATGATCAAGTATTTGGATGAAAATCCTGATGCCCTTAACCAACTTAGG GCTGAACAACAAGCCCTTCAGCAAAAGGTTTCTGGCAAAGCACACCTCACGCTAGAAGACCTGAATTGTATGCCATATGCATCTAAg GTTATTAAGGAATCACTTCGAATGGCTTCAATTGTGCCTTGGTTTCCAAGAATGGCACTCCATGATTGTGAAATTGAAG GATTTACGATCAAGAAAGGTTGGACCATTAACGTGGATGCTAAATCAATACATTTTGATTCAATGATATTCCATGATCCGAATAAATTCATTCCTTCGAGATTTGAT GATGATTCAAAACCATATAGTTTTTTAGCATTTGGAATGGGAGGAAGAACATGCCTTGGACTGCATTTGGCTCGAGCAATGATGCTTGTTTTTGTCCATCGTTTGACCACATCCTACAG GTGGATGGTAATAGATTCAGATGAAAGCATTGAGAAATGGACACTTTTCTCAAGACTAAAAAGTGGTTGTCCCATACGTGTTACGTGTTTAGAGGAGGAGAGGAAGTTCCCTAATGCATCAACAACATGA